CGTGATTTTCTCGCAATATTTCGGCCACCTCGGCCCAGTCTGCCGGCCTCCTGCCGCTGTTGAGGTAATCTCGGATCAGCGCCAGCCCTTCAGCCTCGATCAAAGGACCGATGTCGTTGAGGACCACGGCTTCGAGAAGATCCGGCCGTGTCGCCGCGATCAAATGCAGGATCAGGCCGCCACGCGACGTGCCGATGAAAATTGCTCGCTCGATGCCGAAGGCAGCGCAGGCGGCAACAATGTCGGCCATCTCGACGGCGAGATTGTAATTGGCCTTGTTCTCATCCCAAGCGGAATTTCCACGCCCGCGCGAATCGAGAGTGATCACCCTGCGCGGGTCTGTCTTGTCCTGGCAGAGAAGCAGCGCCAGCGAATGAAAATCCCGCGCGTTGCGGGTCAGGCCGGGCAGGCAGATCACCGGCAGCTTTTCGGCGGTCGCCGCCGCCTCGGGCCGATAGTCGCGGGCATAAAGCGTCAGCCCGTCGGAGGAAGAGTAAAATCGTTCCTGGAAACCGCCTGTGTCCATGTCCGGCATCGCATCCCTTGAGACCTGTCTGATCCGGAAGGTGTAGCCTGCTTTTCGAGCCGCGCCTAACGGCTTCAGGAAGCGCTGCGTCCGCCGATCAGGTCGCGCTCGATATCCGTCGGCTGGCCGAGGCGAGCCTTGTAGACTTCATAATTCTCCATCACCCGCTGTACGTAGTTGCGCGTTTCAGGGAAGGGGATGCGCTCGATCCAGTCGACGATCTCGTCGACCGGCCGACCGCGTGGGTCGCCGTAGCGTCCGATCCATTCCGGCACCCGCTTCGGGCCGGCATTATAGGCGATGAAGGTGAGGATGTAGGAGCCGCCGAAGGCTTCGATCTGTTCGCCGAGATAATGCGCGCCGAGCGTTGCATTATAGCCGGCATCGGCCGTCAGCTTGTCCTTCGAAAAGGTGATGTTGTGGCGCTTGGCCACCGCTTGGGCCGTGCCGGGCAGAAGCTGCAGCAGGCCGCGCGCATTTGCGGCCGAAACGGCGGCCGGGTTAAAGGCGCTTTCCTGCCGGGCAATGGCATAGGCGAGCGCCTTGCCGGAGCCGGAGATATTGGCATTGGCCGGGATTACGCCGACGGGAAAGGCGAGTGCGGCGACGTCGATGCCGCGGCCATAGGCGATCTTGCCGATCTGCAGGGACAGATGATGATTGCCTGATTGTTCGGCCTGCGCCGCCAGGATCGCCAGTTCACCGCGACTTTGCAGCTGATCGGCGAGCGCGAGATAGAGGATGTCGGCCCGCCATCCGTGGCCGGCTGCCTCAAGCCGGGCGATTGCCTGCACGGCCTCGCGCGCCTCGAAACTCTGGCGGTCGGCTGCGCTCGGCGTGGGATAGCTGACGTTGAGCGTCTTGCGTCCGAGCCTTTCGGCCGCGAGCTGCCCATAGAAGGTGCCGGGAAAATTCGCGGCCTTGCCGTAGAATTCGCCGGAGTTGCCGGTTCCGCCGGCCTCGGCTGCCCGCCCGAGCCAGTACCAGGCGCGCG
This DNA window, taken from Rhizobium etli CFN 42, encodes the following:
- a CDS encoding alpha/beta fold hydrolase, producing the protein MPDMDTGGFQERFYSSSDGLTLYARDYRPEAAATAEKLPVICLPGLTRNARDFHSLALLLCQDKTDPRRVITLDSRGRGNSAWDENKANYNLAVEMADIVAACAAFGIERAIFIGTSRGGLILHLIAATRPDLLEAVVLNDIGPLIEAEGLALIRDYLNSGRRPADWAEVAEILRENHGASFTALGEHDWREMALALYRDVGGRPVADFDPTIAEALKSIDFSQPLPDLWAQFESLSRVPLMLIRGENSPLLSQETASKMARLHPRLILHSAEGQGHAPLLHLGNIPAAIRAFLATFR